A window of Nonomuraea angiospora genomic DNA:
TCTACACCGGCACCGACTTCCGGGCCGCGGTCCAGGCCGGCATCGGCAGTCTCACGGCCGGGCGCACCTCGATCCAGCGGGTCGTGGTGCGCGGCAACGGCACGATGAGCGCCGGCAGCCGGATCTCGCTGCCGAGCTACACCTCCCTGTCGGTCTGCGGCACCATCAACGTGACCGGCTCCGGCTCCGGCGACTACGCGCCGGTCTATTCGCGCGGCACCTCGAACATCGAGGTCCCGTACCTCAACGTCACCGGCACCCCGATCTACGGCATCTTCCTGCGCAACGTCACGAACGTCTGGCTCGGCCAGATCGACATGCGGCTCGGCGCGGGCCTCGGCGTGCGCATCGACAACCGCGGCGACACCAGCCAGTGGACCCGCAACGTCCGGGTCGACAGCGTGTACGTGCAAGGAGCCAGTTCGCACGCGATGGAGACCTACGGCGTCGACGGCCTCACCGTCGGCACCGTGACAGCCCGCAACGTCGGCGAGTCCGGCCTGCTGCTCAACCAGACCATCAACGCGACGGTCGGCACCGTCGACGCCGACAACGCCGGCGCCGGCACCGGGTACGCGGCCTTCCGCATGGCCAACCGCAACGGCCGGGTCGGCAGCGCCTACCCGAACAACATCCGGGTGGGCACCGTCAAGGCGCGCGGCGGCGGCCGGGGCGTCTTCTGCGTCTCGGAGAGCGGCGGCGCCACCATCGACCGGGTCGACATCGCCAACACCGGAAACAACTCGGTCCTGGTGGAGAACTGCTACAACGTCGTCATCGCCGGAGTGTCGGGCACGATCAGCGGCGGTGGCGAGGTCCGCATCGCGGCCCGTACGGAGTTCGCTCCGTCGTCGGGCATCAGGTTCCAGAACCTGACGGTCTCCAACACCGGCATCAGGTGGAGCCCCTGCACCGGCAGCAACAACACGATCAGCAACGTGACCCGTAACAACTCGACGCTGACCTGGTGCTGACTGCTCCGCGCCGGCGGTCCGCCGCCGCGGCCGCCGGCGCGATTTCCTTCGCTCTCTGACTGGCAGGAGAGACCATGCGCAAGGTCCACTTATCGATCGTCTCTGCTCTGATGCTGTTCCTGTCCCTGTCGCTGGCCGCCCCGAACGCCGCTTCGGCCGCGTGCGGCGCCCGGCCCGGCGCGGCGGCCGCCGCCGCCGCGACGACGACCGTCTGGCTGGCCGGCGACTCGACCATGGCCAACCCCGGTGCCGCCTGCCCCGTGGGCTGGGGCACCGAGTTCGACTCGCTGTTCCACAGCAACATCGTGGTCAACAACCTCGCCGTCGCCGGGCGCAGCATCCAGACCTGGCTCTACGAGGGCAACGTGACCTCCACCATCGGCTCGAACGGCGAGTGCGTCCTCAGCTCGACCACCTACTCGTCCCGATGGCAGCAGGTGCTCACCGGCATGAAGGCCGGTGACTACCTGTTCATCCAGTTCGGCATCAACGACGGCTCGACGACCTGCCCGCGCCACGTCGGCACCGCGCGCTACCAGCAGCTGATGACGACGATGGCGCAGGCGGCGCTGGCCCGCGGCGCCCACCCGATCCTGCTCACCGCCGTCGCCGCCATCACCTGCTCGGGCGGCACCGCGGTGAAGAACCGCGGCTTCGTCAGCCAGACCTTCGCCGCCGGCGCCGCCACCGGCGCCCCCGTCATCGACCTGCAGACCCTCAGCGTCGACTACTACAACTCCCTGGGCCTGTGCCCCAACAACGGCGACTACACCTCCGGGCCGGTCGGGCAGTTCTTCTGCAACGACCACACCCACTTCGAGGCGTACGGCGCCCGGCGGATCGCCCGGCTGGTGACCGGCGCCCTGCGGACGCAGAACATCCCGCTCGCCGGATCCCTGCTGTAGGTCCCGGCCGGGTCCTTCAGGTCCACACTTCCGGAGGTGCCTCACGTCCCTTTCCGGGGCATCTCCGTGCTCTCCCGGAACGCCAGTCGATGCGGCACGCACACCTCGTGCGCCTTGTCCGTCCCGCCGCCCAGCCGCTCGGCCAGCAGGTCCACCGCCGACTGCGCGATCAGCGCCTTGTCGGGCGCCACGGTCGACAGTGTGGGCGTGGCGAACCGGCCGTCCTCGATGTCGTCGAACCCCATCACCATCACGTCGCCCGGCACCTCGTACCCCCGCGTGAGCAGCGTCCGCAGGGCGCCCAGCGCGAGCGTGTCGTTGAAGCAGAAGACCGCGTCCGGCGCGCCGGAGCCGAGCAGGCGGCTCATGGCCTCGGCGCCGTCGGCGCGCCCCCAGCGCGCGACCGGCGCGACCAGTGACGGGTCGGCGGGGAGGCCGGCCTCGGCGAGCGCCTGCTGGTAGCCCTTCAGCCGCAGGCGGCCGGTCGCGGCGGCGGCCGTGCGCTGCACGCCGATGGCGGCGATCCTGCGCCTGCCGCGCTCGGCCAGGTGCAGGGTGGCCGCCCGCGCGGCGGCCACGTTGTCGATGCCGACGTGATCGTACGGTGAGCGGCCCGTCCCGACGCGCTCCCCGAGCAGCACCATCGGCGTACGCTCGTCGCGCCCGGCCAGGTCCTTGCCCGTGAGCGCGAGCGGGCTGAACAGCAGCCCGTCGATGAGGTGGTCGCGGATCCCGGAGATCACCACGCGTTCCTTGGCCCGGTCGCCCTGGGTCTGGTCGATGAGCACGGTCCAGCCTCGCCGGTCGGCCGCCTCGATGACGTGTGTGGCCAGCTCGGCGAAGTAGGGGTTGTCCAGGTCGGGCACCGCCAGCGCGACCACGCCGGAGCGGCCCGCGCGCAGGCTGCGCGCCGACAGGTTCGGCCGGTAGGAGAGCTCGGCTATCGCCGCCTCCACCCGGGCGCGTGTCTCGCCGCTGACATGGGGATAGTCGTTGACCACGTTGGACACGGTCTTGATCGAAACCCCGGCCAGCTCGGCGACGTCCTTCAGCCTCGGCCGCACCATGCCCCCTTCGCCATCGGAACCCTACCTGGTTTACAACGATGTAACGAACTGGCGCCAGGCAATTTACAACGTTGGAACCAACGATGTAGAACGTCCGTAACCTCATGGGCAGGAGTGATCTGGCATGTCCCTCGACAACCTCTCCAGGCGGCGCGCACTGGGCCTCGGCTTCGGTGCGCTGGTCATCGGCGCCGCGGGCTGCGGCGGAGGCGGCGGCCCCAAGCAGGCGCAGGCGCCGGCCACCACGGCGGCGCCCACCGAATACACCGGCCCCTCGGTCTCGCTGTCGTTCTGGAACGGCTTCACCGGCGGCGACGGGCCGGTCATGAAGAAGCTGGTGGACCAGTTCAACGCCGAGCACCCGAACATCAAGGTGTCGATGAACGTCTACAAGTGGGAAGACTATTACGCGAAGGTCCCCGCGGCCGTCTCCGCGGGTCAAGGCCCCGACCTCGGCATCATGCACGTCGACAGCGTCGCCACCAACGCGGCCCGCCAGGTCGTCCTGCCCCTCGACGACGTGGCCAACGCGCTCGGCCTCACCGAGGCGGACTTCTCCCCGCCGGTCTGGAAGGCCGGCGTCTACAAGGGCGCGCGCTACTCGATCCCGCTCGACGTGCACCCGCTCGGCATGTTCTACAACAAGACGGTCATGAAGAAGGCCGGGCTCGACCCGGAGCAGCCGCCGAAGACCGGCGAGGAGTACATGGCGGCGCTGGAGGCGCTGAAGAAGGCGGGCATCCAGGGGCACTGGGCCACGCCGTTCCCGTTCACCGGAAGCATGCAGTTCGGGACGCTGCTCTACCAGAACGGCGGCCAGCTCTTCGCCGACGACGCCGGCGTCTCGCGCTTCGCCGAGGACCCCGGCGTGCAGGCCCTGACCTGGCTCGTCGACCTCGTCAACAAGGGCTACAGCCCCAAGAACGTCGGCCAGGACGCCGACTTCATCGCCCTGCAGAACGGCAAGGCCGCCTTCAACTGGAACGGCATCTGGTCCATCAACACGCTCAAGGAGATCAAGGACCTGGAGTGGGGCGTCGCTCCGCTCCCGCAGATCGGGTCGAAGCCGGCGGCGTGGGCGGGCTCGCACCAGTTCGTGGTGTTCAAGCAGCGCACGCCCGACCAGAACAAGCTGACCGCGGCCAAGGTGTTCATCAACTGGATCAGCGGCCACTCGCTGGAGTGGGCCAAGGGCGGCCAGGTGCCGGCGCGCAAGTCGATCCGCGAGGGCGCGGAGTTCGCGGCGCTGAAGGAACAGGCCACGATCGGCACCCAGATCGACTACCTGTACTTCCTGCCGTCGGTGGCGGGCATCGGGGACGCCTCCGCGGTCGTCGACCAGGCGATCAACGCGGCGATCCTGCTCAAGAAGAGCCCCAAGGACGCGCTCACGGAGGCCGCCGCCAAGGCCGACAAGATCCTTGAGGCCAACCGGAAGAAGTACGGCGCCTGATGGTCGCGATCTCGGCGAAGGCGAAAGCGAAGGCGAAGGCGGCGGCGGAGGGGCCGCCGGGGCGGGACGTGCGCGTTCCCCGCTCGGGCAAGGCGACGCCGTACCTGTTCCTGGCGCCGTACCTGATCTTGTTCTCCGTGTTCGTGCTGGCCCCGGCCCTGTTCGGGATCTGGGTGAGCCTGCACGACTGGGACTACATGCTCGAGGGCAAGCCGTTCGTCGGCCTGGACAACTACACGGCGCTCTTCGACGACCAGTCGCCCGTCTACGGCGACTTCTGGATGTCGATGCGGGCGACCGGCATCTTCACCGTGTTCAGCGTGCCGTTCCTGGTCGTGCTGCCGCTCGGGGTGGCGCTGCTGCTCAACCGGCCCTTCCGGGGCAGGACGCTGTTCCGGGGGCTGTTCTTCGCGCCGTTCGTGCTGGGCGTGGCGGTGGTGTGCCTGATGTGGCGGCTGCTGCTCGACCCGAACCTCGGCCTGGTCGACTGGATACTCGGCACGCCGATCCCCTGGACCACCGCGACGCCGTGGGCCTGGATCGCGCTGGTCGGGGTGACGGTCTGGTGGACGCTCGGGTTCAACGCGGTGATCTACCTGGCCGGGATGCAGGACATCCCGCGCGAGCTGTACGACGCGGCGAAGGTGGACGGCGCGGGGCGATGGGGCGAGTTCGTCCACGTCACGCTGCCGGGGCTGCGGCCCGTCGCGCTCTTCGTGGTGACGACGACGATCCTGGCCTCGGCGAACATGTTCGGGCAGTCGTACCTGCTGACCCAGGGGGCGCCGGGCGGGGAGACGCGGACCGCGATCATGTACCTGCTCCAGCAGGGGCTCAGGGAGTACAAGATGGGCAGCGCCTCGGCCATGAGCTACCTGCTCACGCTGCTGCTGATCCTGGTCAGCGTGGTCAACTTCCGGCTGTTCAGGAGCCGGCCATGAAGCGCTACACGGGCCTGCTGGCCCTCGCCGTGGTGTTCGTCGGGCCGCTGGTGTGGGCCTTGGGCGTGTCGTTCAAGACGCAGACCGAGGCCACCCGGGTGCCGCCCACGCTGCTGCCCGCCGAGCCGACGACGTCCGCTTACGGGACGGTGTTCCAGGGCACCACGGACACGCCGGTGCTGCGCTGGTTCGCCAACAGTCTCATCGCCGCCACGGGGCACATGCTGCTGGTGCTCGCGGTGGCGTCGCTGGCCGCGTACGCGCTGGCCAGGCTGGAGTTCCGCGGGAAGAAGCTGATGTTCGGGATGATCGTCGGCACGCTGCTGGTGCCGGGGTTCGTCTTCCTCATCCCGCAGTTCCTGATCGTCGACCGGCTCGGCTGGCTGGACAGCCTGACGGCGCTCATCGTGCCGGGGGCGGCGGGCGCGTTCGGGGTGTTCTTCCTGCGGCAGTTCTTCCTCGGGCTGCCGCGCGAGCTGGACGAGGCCGCGCTCATGGAGGGCGCCAACCACTGGCACATCTTCTGGCGGATCACGCTGCCGCTGTCGCGGCCCGCGCTGGCGACGCTGGCCGTGCTGAGCTTCCTGTCCAACTGGAACGACTTCATCTGGCCGATCTACGTGATCTTCAGTCCCGAGTACTTCACGCTGCCGCCGGGCCTGTCGATCCTGCAGGGGGCGTACACGATCCACTATCCGGTGATCATGGCCGGCGCGGTGCTGGCCAGCATCCCCGTCCTGATCCTCTTCAGTCTGACCCAGCGGTACGTCATCGAAGGCATCTCTCGCAGCGGCCTGAAAGGCTGACCCATGCACCTGGCTGTCATCGCCACGCTCATCCTCTCCCTCTTCACCAATCCGGTGTCCGGCTCCTTCTCCGACACGTTCGCCGACCCGTCGGTGATCCGCGGACAGGACGGCTACTGGTACTCCTACGGCACGTCGGACCCGCTGCGCGAGGGCGAGAAGGTCCTGCACAGGCTGCCGATCGCCCGCTCCGCCGACCTGGTCAACTGGACGTACGTGGGCGACGCGTTCGGGCCGGACAACCTGCCGTCGTACGCGGCGCCGGGCAGTCTGTTCTGGGCGCCGGACATCCGTTACCTCGACGGCCGGTACGTCATGTACTTCACCGTCACCGACACCGCCACCACGCCCGCCAACTGGGACTACTCGATCGGGGCCGCCACGGCGCCCACGCCGACCGGGCCGTGGACGCACATCGACGCCCCGGTCGTCGCCCCGCGCCCCTCGGGCGGCTCGTACTGGAACACGATCGACCCCTCCCAGTTCACGGACGTGGACGGACGCAAGTACCTGTACTTCGGCGGGTTCTTCGGCGGCCTGTGGGTGACCGAGCTGTCCGCCGACGGGCTGCGCGCCGTCGGGCAGCCGCAGCAGGTCGCGATCGACAACAAGTTCGAGGGCGCGTACGTGGTGCGCCACAACGGCTACTACTACCTGCTCGGCTCCTCGGCGAACTGCTGCGCCGGGCCGACCACCGGCTACTCGGTGCTGGCCGGGCGCTCGACCAGCCCGCGCGGGCCGTTCACCGACCGCGAGGGCGTGCCGCTGCTGGCCTCACGCGCCGGCGGCACCCCCGTCCTGGACCAGAACGGCAACCGCTTCATCGGCACCGGCCACCACGCCCAGCTCACCGACCTTTCCGGTCAGGACTGGATGCTCTACCACGCCATCGACCGCAACGACCCGTTCCTGGACGAGCCGTACGGGATCAACGAGCGGCCCATGCTGCTGGACCGGCTGGACTGGATCGACGGCTGGCCGGCCGTGCGTGCCGGGGCCGGGCCGTCCGAGCGGTCGCGGGAGACGCCGGTGACCCGCGGGGTCGTGGACGACCGGTTCGCGGGCGATCTGTCGGGCTGGCGGAACCCAGCCGGCTGGACCGTGCAGGATGGACATGTCCGCGGCCAGGGCACGCTGATCAGCCGCAGGTCGCTCGGCGGGGACGTCCG
This region includes:
- a CDS encoding carbohydrate ABC transporter permease translates to MKRYTGLLALAVVFVGPLVWALGVSFKTQTEATRVPPTLLPAEPTTSAYGTVFQGTTDTPVLRWFANSLIAATGHMLLVLAVASLAAYALARLEFRGKKLMFGMIVGTLLVPGFVFLIPQFLIVDRLGWLDSLTALIVPGAAGAFGVFFLRQFFLGLPRELDEAALMEGANHWHIFWRITLPLSRPALATLAVLSFLSNWNDFIWPIYVIFSPEYFTLPPGLSILQGAYTIHYPVIMAGAVLASIPVLILFSLTQRYVIEGISRSGLKG
- a CDS encoding carbohydrate ABC transporter permease, whose protein sequence is MVAISAKAKAKAKAAAEGPPGRDVRVPRSGKATPYLFLAPYLILFSVFVLAPALFGIWVSLHDWDYMLEGKPFVGLDNYTALFDDQSPVYGDFWMSMRATGIFTVFSVPFLVVLPLGVALLLNRPFRGRTLFRGLFFAPFVLGVAVVCLMWRLLLDPNLGLVDWILGTPIPWTTATPWAWIALVGVTVWWTLGFNAVIYLAGMQDIPRELYDAAKVDGAGRWGEFVHVTLPGLRPVALFVVTTTILASANMFGQSYLLTQGAPGGETRTAIMYLLQQGLREYKMGSASAMSYLLTLLLILVSVVNFRLFRSRP
- a CDS encoding ABC transporter substrate-binding protein, producing MSLDNLSRRRALGLGFGALVIGAAGCGGGGGPKQAQAPATTAAPTEYTGPSVSLSFWNGFTGGDGPVMKKLVDQFNAEHPNIKVSMNVYKWEDYYAKVPAAVSAGQGPDLGIMHVDSVATNAARQVVLPLDDVANALGLTEADFSPPVWKAGVYKGARYSIPLDVHPLGMFYNKTVMKKAGLDPEQPPKTGEEYMAALEALKKAGIQGHWATPFPFTGSMQFGTLLYQNGGQLFADDAGVSRFAEDPGVQALTWLVDLVNKGYSPKNVGQDADFIALQNGKAAFNWNGIWSINTLKEIKDLEWGVAPLPQIGSKPAAWAGSHQFVVFKQRTPDQNKLTAAKVFINWISGHSLEWAKGGQVPARKSIREGAEFAALKEQATIGTQIDYLYFLPSVAGIGDASAVVDQAINAAILLKKSPKDALTEAAAKADKILEANRKKYGA
- a CDS encoding family 43 glycosylhydrolase → MHLAVIATLILSLFTNPVSGSFSDTFADPSVIRGQDGYWYSYGTSDPLREGEKVLHRLPIARSADLVNWTYVGDAFGPDNLPSYAAPGSLFWAPDIRYLDGRYVMYFTVTDTATTPANWDYSIGAATAPTPTGPWTHIDAPVVAPRPSGGSYWNTIDPSQFTDVDGRKYLYFGGFFGGLWVTELSADGLRAVGQPQQVAIDNKFEGAYVVRHNGYYYLLGSSANCCAGPTTGYSVLAGRSTSPRGPFTDREGVPLLASRAGGTPVLDQNGNRFIGTGHHAQLTDLSGQDWMLYHAIDRNDPFLDEPYGINERPMLLDRLDWIDGWPAVRAGAGPSERSRETPVTRGVVDDRFAGDLSGWRNPAGWTVQDGHVRGQGTLISRRSLGGDVRVETDLKTDRSAGIRIGGTTAVVSRDGLTLTSGGTSRTVALPGGAATWHNLAVTVKGRTITAEVTEARLRDPQASVTVTGSAHGPIGLVSDGGADFDNVSAAPLFKAVTKAAPTPRTGRLLDADEFDGPPDSRWTWVRQDAAAKVEEGVLRWPVQGADLVGTGNKASVLLREAPEGDYVVETKVTLDLGEDSVRNYQQAGLVAYASDDDFARLSQVAIWNTRQVEYGRELAFAGRLSYGGNIVGPPARTTWLRLAHHVDPVNGEHEFRAGSSRDGKTWTWGGVWTFPKDTAVRIGLVAHGGAQPAVNADFDYVHVYRGA
- a CDS encoding SGNH/GDSL hydrolase family protein; translation: MRKVHLSIVSALMLFLSLSLAAPNAASAACGARPGAAAAAAATTTVWLAGDSTMANPGAACPVGWGTEFDSLFHSNIVVNNLAVAGRSIQTWLYEGNVTSTIGSNGECVLSSTTYSSRWQQVLTGMKAGDYLFIQFGINDGSTTCPRHVGTARYQQLMTTMAQAALARGAHPILLTAVAAITCSGGTAVKNRGFVSQTFAAGAATGAPVIDLQTLSVDYYNSLGLCPNNGDYTSGPVGQFFCNDHTHFEAYGARRIARLVTGALRTQNIPLAGSLL
- a CDS encoding LacI family DNA-binding transcriptional regulator, with the translated sequence MVRPRLKDVAELAGVSIKTVSNVVNDYPHVSGETRARVEAAIAELSYRPNLSARSLRAGRSGVVALAVPDLDNPYFAELATHVIEAADRRGWTVLIDQTQGDRAKERVVISGIRDHLIDGLLFSPLALTGKDLAGRDERTPMVLLGERVGTGRSPYDHVGIDNVAAARAATLHLAERGRRRIAAIGVQRTAAAATGRLRLKGYQQALAEAGLPADPSLVAPVARWGRADGAEAMSRLLGSGAPDAVFCFNDTLALGALRTLLTRGYEVPGDVMVMGFDDIEDGRFATPTLSTVAPDKALIAQSAVDLLAERLGGGTDKAHEVCVPHRLAFRESTEMPRKGT